The Brachyspira hyodysenteriae ATCC 27164 sequence CTCTGGATTTGTTAACGCTGTATATTGGACTGCCATTGAAAATCCTACTATCAAACTTCAAGGATCAACAGAAAATATACATTTTATTCTATCCAAAGAAAATAAAATATATAAAAATGTTAAGCCTAATATAGGAGATATAATATTTTTTGATGGAACTACAAATCCTAATAAAAAACTTACACATTCAGGAATTGTTGTAAATATAGATGAAGATGAAACTATAACTTATATTCATTCATCTACAAGTAAAGGACCTATTTTGGGATATATTAATTTAAAATATCCTGACTTAGCAAGAAAAGACGGAAAACAAATAAACAGCTATCTTAGAAGAGGTGATGCACCTTATTCATTAGCTTCGCATTGTTTTAACAGTTATGGCACTGTATTAGAAAAACCAAATTAATCTAAAATATAATAATATTGTAAATTGCCTTGACTTTTTACTAATATTTTATAAAATAATTTACTATGTATAAGAGTGTATTATGCGTTTTTATATTGTTATACTATCATTATTTATGATATTGTTTAATTCAGTATCATTTACTCAAACTTACGGATATGATAAGGAATATCAAAAGAAGTTAGAAGAAAGCGGAGTTGAAATAAATGATACGCAAAAGCAAAAAGTTAGAAATGATATAAACAAATGGGCTAACTTTTATTTAGATAAGCATTATCAATATAATGAAAAAGCTACATTAACACACCCTACTTCTAAAGAGAAGAAAACATTTAGATTTGACTGTTCGGGATATGTAGCTGCAGTTTATTGGGCTTCTAATATAGCGGTATTTGAAAAACAAGCGATTTTAGATTCTGGCGGAGTAAAGACTATATATGCTACTTTGTCAAAATATAAAAAAATTTATAAAGATGTTTTGCCTAATGTTGGTGATATAATAATGTTTGACAAAACTACTTCTAATGATAAAAAGCTTACACATGCCGGTATAGTAATAGAAGTTGATAAAGAGGATGAAACTGTAACATATATTCATGCTTCTACAAGCAAAGGACTTATTATTGGATATATGAATTTGAAATACCCTGATTTAGCAAGAAAAGATGGGAAAATAATAAACAGTGCTCTTAAGAGAGGCGGAGGAGTAGATTCTTTAGCATCTCATTGCTTTAATAGCTATGGTACTATCTTGGATATACCTGAAGAATAATAATTTGTAAATATTTGATATTTTATTAATATTTATTTATATATAAAAGTTAAAATAAGTTTGGAGAATACATGAGTAGTAAAAAAAATAATAGAAGACAATCTATGCCGCAATCCGGAGGGGGCGGAAATCAAATTATAATCATACTTCTTCTCACAATGGTTGTAGTAATGGCTATAATGTACTTTCAAAAAACACCGCAGGTAAAAGCTCAGGAATGGGATTATTCTACTGTGGTACAAAAAGTCAAAGAAGGAGTTGTTAAAGAAGTTACTATAGTAGATCAGAACATCAGAAATGGTAAAGCTATAGAAACAGTTAATGGAAAAATTACTGAGATAAACTTTTACTCTTATATACCATTTACTGCAAGCGGATTCGTTAACTTACTTATAGATAATAATGTTAAAGTTAGAGGAGAAGCTGAAAAACCTAGTTATTTAAGTCTTATACTTGTAAACTTACTTCCTATACTCTTAATAGGATTTCTGCTTTGGTTCTTTATGTTCAGGCAGGTTCAGGGTTCTAATAACAGAGCTATGAGCTTCGGTAAAAGCAGAGCAAGACTTCTCACTAAAGAAGATGTAAAAGTAACTTTTAAAGATGTTGAAGGATGTAAAGAGGCTAAAGAGGAATTACAGGAAGTTGTACAATTCTTAAAAGATGCAAGCAAATTTACAAAACTTGGTGCTAAAATACCTAAAGGAGTACTATTAGTAGGCCCTCCTGGTACTGGTAAAACTTTACTTGCAAAAGCTGTTGCAGGAGAAGCTAATGTACCTTTCTTTAGTATGTCTGGTTCTGAATTTGTTGAGATGTTTGTAGGTGTTGGTGCTTCAAGAGTTAGAGATTTATTTGAACAGGGAAAAAGATCTGCTCCTTG is a genomic window containing:
- a CDS encoding NlpC/P60 family protein, which encodes MRFYINILIISLLFTMQAFNQENTRLEIVKWANFYMNKKYKYNQSDTITNPFSKEKKKVNFDCSGFVNAVYWTAIENPTIKLQGSTENIHFILSKENKIYKNVKPNIGDIIFFDGTTNPNKKLTHSGIVVNIDEDETITYIHSSTSKGPILGYINLKYPDLARKDGKQINSYLRRGDAPYSLASHCFNSYGTVLEKPN
- a CDS encoding NlpC/P60 family protein; translation: MRFYIVILSLFMILFNSVSFTQTYGYDKEYQKKLEESGVEINDTQKQKVRNDINKWANFYLDKHYQYNEKATLTHPTSKEKKTFRFDCSGYVAAVYWASNIAVFEKQAILDSGGVKTIYATLSKYKKIYKDVLPNVGDIIMFDKTTSNDKKLTHAGIVIEVDKEDETVTYIHASTSKGLIIGYMNLKYPDLARKDGKIINSALKRGGGVDSLASHCFNSYGTILDIPEE